The Bacteroidota bacterium genome contains the following window.
ATTTTTCATTGTCTATAAAAAACTCTGAAAATCTTAATGCCTGTCTGCCGATATAGGCAGACAGGCATTAAGATTTTCAGAGTTTTTTATAGACAATGAAAAATTTGTGCCTTGCATCTTATTCATTATCTTTGTTTCTTGAAAAAAATGTATTTATAGCCCCCCCCAATAGCTTGTCTTTATCAAATTTTGTAATTTTGCATTTTTATAAAGATAGTTATTAAATCAATTTAGCAACACAAATTATTTTTTATTAAATAAAAAAGAATGGCAAAACAAACAGAAATAAAAGAACTTGGGGAATTCGGATTGATTGATTTTCTCACAAAAAATTTAAAAATCAAAAACGAATCAACAGTAAAGGGTGTAGGAGATGATTGTGCTGTTATTGAAAAAGGAGAAAAACAAACAGTTGTTTCTACTGATATGCTTGTTCACAAAGTACATTTCGACCTGATGTATTCTCCTGTTAAGCATTTGGGATACAAATCTATAATTGTAGGTATTTCCGATATTTACGCAATGAATGTAAATGCTGAGCAAGTGCTAGTTTCCATTGCTGTTGACAATACAATTTCTGTTGAGCTACTTGAAGAACTTTACAATGGAATGATAACAGCCTGTGAAAATTATAAAGTTGATTTAGTGGGAGGCGATACTACAACAATTCCTCAAGGACTAATAATAAATATAACAGCAATAGGTTCTGCAAAAAAAGAAAAAATTGTTTACCGCAAAGGTGCTACAAAGAATGAAGTAATTTGTGTTACAGGCGACTTAGGAGCATCTTACATTGGTTTGCTTATTCTTGAAAGAGAAAAGGAAGTTTTTATTGAAAATTCTGAAATAAAACCTAAACTTGAGGGACATGATTACATCCTCAAACGTAACCTAAAACCTGAAGCCCGCAAAGACATAGTTAAAATGTTTGATGATCTTAAAATAAAACCCACCTCTATGATTGACATTTCTGATGGTTTAAGCTCTGAGCTTTTGCATATTTGCAAAAATTCAAAAGTGGGTTGCAAAATATTTGAAGATAAAATTCCTATTGATGAAGCAACTTATAATACTGCACGGGAATTAAATTTAGATCCAACAATGGCTGCTCTCAATGGAGGCGAAGATTATGAATTGCTGTTTACGATAACTCTGGAAGATTTTGAAAAGATTAAAAACAATTCTGATATTACAGCAATAGGACATATTACCGATGAAGATTATGGTGCAAAACTAATTACAAAATCAAATAATGCACATCCAATAAAAGCACAGGGTTGGGAGTCGTTTAAAGAATAAATTTCCTAAAAAAATATTAGAGGATTATTTTCACCATCTTGATTTATGCTTTGTAGGATTAGGAAAAAATATTCTTTACTAAAAAAACATAGAGAGAATACCAAAAAAAGCTACAAATATAACTGTATCAGTAAGTACACCTGCACCAACACCCTTTGCTGCACTATTTAATTTTTCCTTTTTAGCCTGCTTTGCATATCCTTTTTTGTAATCCTCATTTTGCAAAAGGTCATAATCAAGAACTATAAAATTATCTTCGTCAGCATTAATTAAACTAATAGTCCCACCGAGAGCAAAACCAACAGGGGGGTGTAAAACAGTTATAGCATAAGTTGCCCAGAATATTTCTTTAGTATTAAAATACTTTTTTGCATCTTGCTTGCCTAATAAAAAATTATGTTCAGGATTGCCAGATAAATTTAATTTTGAACTGTTAGAGAAAATTTCCTCAAAACCGTTTTTGAATTTTATTTTAGACACTTTGGTGGAGCTAATAACTTTTACTGCACTTCCCATTTCTTCGGATAAAGTATATTTTATGTGTAATGGACTTATTTCTTTTACAGTTACTGATATTATTTCTCCATTATTGAAATATATTTCATCCGATTCCTTTTGTTGGAATATATTTTCATCTAATTGTGATTCATTATAAAATTCT
Protein-coding sequences here:
- the thiL gene encoding thiamine-phosphate kinase, with the protein product MAKQTEIKELGEFGLIDFLTKNLKIKNESTVKGVGDDCAVIEKGEKQTVVSTDMLVHKVHFDLMYSPVKHLGYKSIIVGISDIYAMNVNAEQVLVSIAVDNTISVELLEELYNGMITACENYKVDLVGGDTTTIPQGLIINITAIGSAKKEKIVYRKGATKNEVICVTGDLGASYIGLLILEREKEVFIENSEIKPKLEGHDYILKRNLKPEARKDIVKMFDDLKIKPTSMIDISDGLSSELLHICKNSKVGCKIFEDKIPIDEATYNTARELNLDPTMAALNGGEDYELLFTITLEDFEKIKNNSDITAIGHITDEDYGAKLITKSNNAHPIKAQGWESFKE